Proteins from one Cryptomeria japonica chromosome 4, Sugi_1.0, whole genome shotgun sequence genomic window:
- the LOC131061073 gene encoding probable E3 ubiquitin-protein ligase RZFP34 isoform X3, which produces MRDMQSVNENLEKLDVGYGQYGCSHHRRRCSIRAPCCNEIFDCRHCHNEAKNAVNVNPQESHDIPRHEVQQVICSVCGTEQDVKQICVNCGVCMGKYFCEICKFYDDDLSKQQYHCDGCGICRTGARDNFFHCYKCGCCYSVALKDCHPCVERAIHHNWPVCFEFFFESTRDISVLPCGHTIHMDCLKEMHQHLQFSCPVCSKSVCDMSRVWEKLDEEVAATPMPASYQNKKWEHCFLTGMDFMQ; this is translated from the exons ATGAGGGATATGCAATCAGTGAATGAAAATCTTGAAAAGCTAGATGTAGGATATGGGCAATATGG TTGTTCCCATCATAGACGGAGGTGTAGTATCAGGGCCCCATGTTGCAACGAGATCTTTGATTGCAGACATTGCCACAATGAGGCAAAG AATGCTGTGAATGTTAATCCACAAGAGAGTCACGACATTCCTCGTCATGAGGTGCAGCAG GTTATCTGTTCAGTATGTGGCACTGAACAAGAT GTTAAGCAAATATGTGTCAACTGTGGGGTGTGTATGGGCAAATACTTCTGTGAGATCTGCAAGTTCTATGACGATGAT CTCTCAAAGCAGCAATACCACTGTGATGGTTGTGGTATTTGTAG AACTGGGGCACGAGATAATTTCTTCCACTGCTACAAATGTG gttgctgctattcagtTGCATTGAAGGATTGCCATCCGTGTGTAGAAAGAGCAATTCATCATAACTGGCCAGTTTGCTTTGAG TTTTTTTTCGAATCTACAAGGGATATTAGTGTACTCCCATGTGGCCATACCATTCATATGGACTGTCTGAAGGAGATGCATCAGCATCTGCA GTTTTCATGCCCTGTTTGCTCCAAATCAGTTTGTGACATGTCAAGAGTATGGGAAAAACTTGATGAAGAG GTTGCAGCAACACCAATGCCCGCATCCTACCAGAATAAGAAG